In the Channa argus isolate prfri chromosome 19, Channa argus male v1.0, whole genome shotgun sequence genome, GTACATTATGCATGAGGGAAATCAGAAGGCTTTAATGGCTTTTACGTCATCACTGTATCTCATGAAAAACTAAAGGTTGcaggtattttctttttttacattcattcttatgtaaaacacaaaccaggGATATGCTTATCACCTTATATCTCCTATGAGGAGGGTTACACTCTCAAACATGGAGGTAGTCTGTCATATACAGTAGTATATACATATTAGATATCCAGTGGGTGATTTAAGGAACATCTGCTATGGCAATTAAATCCTTTGTAGACAGATAAAGTTTGTGAAGATGACAGCGTTTTTAGATTTAGAACAATGAAGAACAACAAAGGCAGATAGAAAAGCTTCCAGAGTCAGAAAAAGAGAGGATCGGTTAATGTACCCCGGCTTAAATATGTGCATTGCATGTTCTTTAAGTTGCACTTTAGAAAAGCActtaatacaaaacaaaactccaTCTGCCTCCAGAGCAAAGCTCTATATTACAAGGTGTCGAATAACCTACCTCTTCAGCAAACTGACTCATAAACCCTGAGGCAAGCGCCCTACTTATGAATAATTTACAGCCAATTGCAAGAGGACAGGGCACAACACAACCGCATCAGTCCACAGTGATTGCAGCTCACAACCCCAAACTCCTTGTTGGCccagtctttttatttattttttattttttttacttggagATTGTAgctgtgctcacacacacaggagagaatGTGAACAGCAGAAAATCTCCTTGAaggtttttctcatttcctgGCTGCGAAAAGCGTAGATGATGGGGTCAATGATGGAGTTGCACATGATGAGAATGAGGTACATGTTGAAGTGGGACATAAAGCAGGTGCAGTACGGGTTCCTGGGGCAGGTGATCATGAGGATGAGGTGAAGGAAAAACGGTGCCCAGCACACCACGAACACCCCAAGTAGGATCGTGAGGGTGATGGCGCCTTTCATGTTGGCCCGCTGCTGAATGGGTGCGTTGCCCTGCATCGCCGCAATGCGCTTCATGTGCAAGCGTGCCAGCAGAAACATGTGGACATACAGTGATGCCATGAGCACCAACATGGTGAAGAACATGGTGATGAGGCAGATGAGCACGGTGGTGCTCTCCGAGTAGATGATGAACAGGATGCCGGACACGGTGCAGCAAGTCCAGATGCTGCAGATTACCAACATTGCTCTTCTCAGGGTGACAATGTTGTGGTATCGCAGCGCGTAAAAGATGGTAATGTAGCGGTCGACAGCGATGGCTAGTAGGCTGCAGATAGATGCCAACAGAGAGCTACAGATCATAGAGTCAAACACGTTGTCCATGCTTTTAATCAAGGTGACGGGGATGGTGAGGGTGCCTCCGTTGATGAGTGCGATGACAATAGTCTCAGAAGCATTGGAGACACTGACAAGCATGTCAGCAACAGCCAGGCTACAGATAAAAAAGTACATTGGTGAGTGAAGATTCTTGTTTTTGACTATAGCAGCGACAACCAAGA is a window encoding:
- the mc4r gene encoding melanocortin receptor 4; the protein is MNTTDHHGLSQGYHNRSKTSATLPVNKDLSAEEKDSSAGCYGQLLISTEVFLTLGIVSLLENILVVAAIVKNKNLHSPMYFFICSLAVADMLVSVSNASETIVIALINGGTLTIPVTLIKSMDNVFDSMICSSLLASICSLLAIAVDRYITIFYALRYHNIVTLRRAMLVICSIWTCCTVSGILFIIYSESTTVLICLITMFFTMLVLMASLYVHMFLLARLHMKRIAAMQGNAPIQQRANMKGAITLTILLGVFVVCWAPFFLHLILMITCPRNPYCTCFMSHFNMYLILIMCNSIIDPIIYAFRSQEMRKTFKEIFCCSHSLLCV